GTTAAGGATTCGTAATGCTTGCAGGAGTGGACAAATGAGAAATTCATTAGCTAGTCCACCCCAATGGGAATGCCCCAATGTGCTGCCCAGACTCATGTTTTGCATGGAAATCTAACTGaataggctaaaaagtggtagcgtaatgtaataacatatagCCATGTAGTTTGCAagataagtgcattaatacagactaaaggaAATGAACGAGTAGCACACTGTGTTTGCGCCCTGGTCAAAAAGTCATCAAGTCATTGGCGAGCGGCGGTGGTATTCTGTCCTCACATCACTCATAAAAAGAGTCTGGctagtgttgttgtttttttcctccaagtTTAACTGTGAGGTGACTGGAGAGTTATGTTTGTGAGGTGCGTCATGCCACCATAAAGTGTATCACATTTAAATATACACACCAAatgaaatcttttattttttcaggttACTGAAACCTCTTGTCCAAAAAACACCTATGAATTAAAAACTAACAGGTTACAAAATCTTCATGTCCCAGGCTACTGATTTTTCCACCAAGGAACATCGATCTCTTGTTAAGTTGACTTGTAAGACTCCATTATGTACTCTTTTATGTTATCATCACCCAAGTAGTAGAAATATAGTCAACTCCAAATGAGCAGTTactgaatggggaaaaaactgaCTACTTACCTGCCTTTTACAGGCAGTGATGGATATAATGATTTAAACCCATTTAAATAGCTACCAGAGCACTACTTATGTTTATGAGGGGAGTGTACATGGGAATAGGCAGGGTGCAGGATCTTCCACCAGCGTGCTGAGGGTGTTTGGGGTGATTAGTGTGCTCTCGCCTCGGGCCTTTTTCAGCAGGTTCCTAGCCACAATGTGCTCTATAAAACAGGCTAGTCCTGCTCGCTCTCAGTATCCCTTAGCCTCATTGCCATTATTCATAGTTTCCGACAACCTGCTCACGCGCTCTTTTAAATGTCTGCTCTCAGATATAAACGGCTTTTCCCATTCTCATTTGGAAAAAGTTTGGCCCCAGATAGTCCTCTGAGCAGTCACACACGCTTAAGCATATGTACACATGCATATGGGTATACATAGGCAAGTGATCACAGATGAGTCAAAACAGCCTCGGTTGTACTTAATAAGGACCTGAATTTATATATCACCTTTCACACATTAAAGtgcagctcaaagtgctttaaaaaaggcaaatatCGGAGTGTGTAagagaagaagcagaaaatagagaaaataaaaatgtaatagaaattctaagaataaataattctaaaaagtaagaataaattcataataaaataaatagaaatagcaaattggataaagcagttaaacAGCTAAtggttaatatttttaaataataattctataaagTTTTAAAGTTAAATGACTAAtggttaatgttttaaataataaatatattaggTTTTATGGTTACGTGGAGAAtggttaatattttaaatgtgttccCACAGTGTGCAAACAAATTGACTGTTAAAGCATGAATGTGAAGCTCCAATCAGCATAAACCATATTGCTTAATTAAATAAGAGATCTTGTGTTCAgaattaaaaacatgattaattGTGCATCCCTGCTATTTTCGCTCTCCCTTTAAGCACAGTGTTATGGCAAAGTGACCGGCATGTCTCATTAATACAGCATGAAATTGGAAATGCGAATTCCCCCGAGGCGCGTAGACCCCTGCTCACTCATGCAGGAGGAGAAGTGTTCCTCTTGGGGTGACTGGATAGAGGACACCAGAGATGAGGccaagagaggagagagagagaaagcagaatgTCAAGGCGTATTACTGGGACAAGAATAAAGAGTACATTtgcattgctaaatgtaaatgtcaaatGTTGCTGAGGGCTCAAGTGcaggattttctttcttttgtgtcACCTCAGAGAGGAACAGAAAGCAAATCAGGACTAAACAGTTTATAGACAAACAACAGTGCCACAATGTTTTGCCAGTTTAATGGGTGGCTTTTCTATAAAAACTTCTGGTGGTAGACAAATCTGACTCTCTCCTGTCTGTGCGCAGTGCCTGGAGCCGTGCAAAGAATCTTGGGAACAGAGGGACGGATCCTGTCGAGAGCCATGCGAGGTACTGGCTGCAGAATTCCTCACATTTTCAAAGGTTGCTCTTAGTCTACACTTAGTAAGCATAATAAAATCGCTCTCTGATTCAGAACAGCTGACACTGGTGCTCTGGTTATCTAAATACTGCTGATTGTCTATTGTTCTTTCTGATAGACTTGGCTCCCATATTAGCAGACAATAATAATACCCTAAATTAACTTCCTTTTATTAAactccaacttttttttttctttcatacagAGTTCAGTTGATATTGTGTATCCTGTAATTGTtctaaatatgtgtgtgtgactttctTGTATAATACGAAATGATTTTTGGCTAAGTAGTGTTTCTCCTTTCCTGTTACATGATTCATAAAATCACAAGAACAATGGGATTTTCAAACATCTTGAGATCTGCATCCGTGCCAACGACTTCATCCAGTTTGactgttttatatattaataacacATGCACTACTAGTTCGACTCTGGCCATAGATTTACTGCCAAAAAGATAGAACGCTATGAGTACCATACACACTGTGCTTGCTTAATAATTCAGTGCTCGGGCTACTTATAAATGCATGGCACGTTGAACATACAAATAGCCAGTAACAAATACAAggttcaacatttttttcctagAATGATGTAATGATATAATATGTCAAATTTAGTAATCATCCATTTCCAGCTATGAAGGTTTGCCCATTTCTTTGACACCAAttctcataaatcataaatgaaaCTATTTTTACTGGCCACGATTTTGCATAAATGGCTAAATAGAGATGTTCCTGGATATGAATGCTGTAATATTTCTTCCTGCTTTAATTGCCAAATAAAAGGTCACCAGTGCTGCATGTTAAAAGCAAATGTATGTGATTGTGCTGATGCAGTTTCCTGTGTCCTCTTTGTCCCAGCGCGTGTTTGCCAAGCGTCATGGTGAGTGTGTGACGAGCTGTGAGTTCCTACGCTCTGTAATGGTGCTGAAACAGGGCGAATGTCCGGCTCCAGAACGAGCCAGCGGATTCGCAGCCGCCTGTGTGGAGAGCTGTGAGGAGGACAATGAGTGCCCGGGACACAAGAAGTGCTGCGCCAATGGCTGTGGGCACACATGCCAACCGCCCAGAAACCTCTACAGAGGTATAACACGACAAAGTCAATCCAGTAATGTCATTCTCCACATATTCCTCAAATGCAACCTTgtgctatatataaataattagatGGTGCTGCTCCAGGAGGTGCCCAAACACCTCCCCTCACTCCTGCTTTTGCCAAGCCATGGTTTAAAAACCTGGATTTCTGCTTGGCACtagtgaaaaaacaacataaaggaAAGTAAATGCACTGACACAATGTAACGACTCTTCATCCTTTATTCAAAAATATGAAGAGGTCCGGCTGCAAGGCAATTCACAGTTTTATGTGcttattaaaatacaatatCATTTATATAGTACCAAATTACACGGGacatgtatggtggatgctccattaactgatttttttaatcaaatatgaTGATATGGTACAGTTTCTttgagaagatgtttatttaatattttttggaaagagtctctagtgtcagtgctttgtaacagtcagagggaaaGCTGTAACTAAAATTTACCAACACATGGAGGTGTGTAGCAcggagggctttgtggttttgCGGTATcgtgacaaactgcattttttttattttattttattaacttagAGACAGAACAAAGGAGAGACTAGAAAGGGAAGGGCTGCGCATAGTCATAAACATataaggaactaacttgttttgtataataaatgttatgtcaaaataaactgattaaaaagttcagtgtgtgtttgtttatataaaagtgGTATAAAGAGTAATAAAGCACttcagagcatgctgttattggacaaTAATCAATGTCAGgtacaccatcacaccaccttgtcattgattgttttcctataaaagcacatcccatcatgtttaattccttacttagTCTAACCCATTACATTGCCAGTTCTTTTAAATCCACTCAAGGAAGCCCACAgaactgcacagtttagtgttttcatATAAGTTCATCTTATAAAAGGCTTTATTAACATGATAATGAACTGATGTTAATATTCCTTGCTGACCAGGTGCTCCACTGAAGCCCAGGAAGGAGCTAGTGTTTGAGGAGATGCCATCTGGCGTGTTAGAGGTGCGCTGGTCCTCCAAGTTCAATGTCTCGGCTGAGCCAGTGCTGAATGTGCTGCAGAGGCGCTGGAACTATGGCATCCACCCTAGCGAGGATGGCGCAACTGAGTGGGAAGTGgtagcacaggtgtgtgtgtatttgtatgttcCTGTGAGCCATGGACAGATAGGAACATGCTAATGGTGGTTAGATTTGAAGGAgcaaataagtttttttttccaccatccATCCTTTGAGCTGAGCACTCACCGACTATTATGTTGGGGATTCTGTCTATTCTAGCAAATTCTTTGAATCCAGCAAAAGTACAGTGTAAACGTAGCCTCAAAGGTACAACGGTGGTCCTTAAGACTCAGTTGTGTACTTTAAATGACGTTTAAAGCCACGACATTTACATTCCCATGTGAAAGATGTATTATATAGCTCCACACCTGGAAAGATATGTTTTGGTACATGTTTTCAGTGTGGCTGAACATGTAGATCCACTATCCTTTCATCCAGCCATCTATTCATTGATTGATCCATTCTTTCTTCCTTGAAATAAGTCAgtcattcttgtttttttttcatcacaaatcAACCGTCATGCTGTACCTTCTGTCTGTTGTACTGAATCCTGTGTTTTTGATGTAGACCTCAGAGGAGCGTGTGTGGCTGGCTGATATTCGTCCAGGTCGCTGGTACCAGTTCAGAGTAGCAGCAGTCAACGTACATGGAACAAGAGGATACACCACCCCCAGCAGACACTTCAGATCCTCCAAAGGTAAAGCAAGTTGAATCAAAAGAAGTTAAAGGAATAGTCGTATGCTTTTTTAACCTAATCTCTGTCCACCACATGTGCAGTTACCACTGACCAGAACCTTTTCCTGATCTGACAAAATAACTGAAAACCAGTTCACTCAAAACTAGAAATTATAATTGAAATTTAAGGGCAGGTGTTGAATTTTGTCAATAGATGTAAAAAATCCATGGCCGTGTTACACGAACTCAAATCTACAGCTTTTATACAGTATGAGTAATGCTCTTAGGGTACGACAGACATGAAAGAAAGAGTTTTTTTCCCAACTTCTTAATGCTGGAGCAATTCAGTAGAAAGTCATTTCCGTTTCTTACACAGTGTGAGTAATCAcacagagatgtttatttgtatagcgcttttaacaatagacattgttacagtgcagctttacagaaatctgggtgtagatttagatccctaatgagcaagtcaaaatgaggaaaaactccctgagacaatatgaggaaggaGAGCAACCAGACTTAGAGAAGAAACCCATTCTCTTCTAGTGATACCAGACTGTAGAATTATGAGTCATTACAAaggcattacattacattataaaggtgtagaagagtaaaggcagtgtgttgaaaggatgatTACTACATGCAAATATGCTTAAAAGTGCGCTTAGACTTCCATGATAagtgagtttggagtaaacagatgcagtagatataGATTATGGTTGAATAACATGGTATATATTTAGACAAATTATATAATGCATACAGTTCTTGTGAAGAACACTCTCAGGGAGGAAGAGTTTCAGAGGGAACATTACTCTCCCTCTCATAACTAACCATGTTGTCATTTGACCCTCACAGAtccacccccacccccagcGCCTTCTGACCTACAGGTCAGTCACATGACCTTTGGATCGGACAGGTCGGTATCGGTGCATGTGAGCTGGGTGTCTCCAGCAGACCCAGATGTCCCAGTGCACCACTACAAGCTATCCTGGAACTTGATGGTCAGTGAAGGAGGGTACACAATGCCATCCAAACTCAAGAGGAGAATGACCATCAGTGGGGTAATTCCTACTCACCTTTCTTCCATTCTCATTTTCGGTTcatcctctttctctctattccCTAAATCCATCCCCTTAGCTTGAAGCCAGACGATCCACAACcccccatttttctttttcattcaacGAGCCACAACAAATGAAGTATAACAGTGCAAAGAGGCGTAATATAAACAACTCGTGAGTTTGCCTTTGATCATGCAAAGCCTTAAATTGAGTGCCAGGATGGTATCACATTGCATGAAACCCACTGGCTAAAGGCCGCACTTCACGAGTCTGTCCGGCATAAGGCCAAAAACAGCATATCAATTCTCATTGCGTTTGAGAGTGGGAAATCTCTTAATAACAACCAAATTGTTTTCCTTTGAGTGAGATCATTTTCAaggagtttgtttttttccctcccccaGCAATTTTGGCGATGGCAGCAgcaatgtttgtgtttaatgtacatgcttcattttttaaagaaggGTTGAGGGGGGATTGTTGACATTTTCTTgttaaacaaaatttttttaatatccactgGATGAACTGGGACACATCAAAACGGTGGTTTAATAGGGAACCTCCCGCGCTGTATTTGAGGCTTCTATTACAAAAGGAAAATGATGCAATTAGGTTTACCAAGGCCATACCGAATACCACATACAAATATGGAATTACATCATACTGCCATATAAAATACTCATCAGTGATCTAAATGTAGTTTTTAACCTTatttaccttttatttttaaatatatacttctGTACAAGCCTACTAACCTTGCAGAATTCAATACACTGTGTATTTAGCCAGGGTGTATAATAATGGTTCATCCTAAGAAGGCTGATCATTCTGTCCTGTAGCACTGTTCCCATCTCAGCAACTCAgattcggtgtgtgtgtgtgtatatgtgtgtgcaggatTCTGAATCAGTTGAGCTGGATGGGTTGAGGGAGGACAGGACTTACACAGTGGAGCTCCAGTCCGTGTCATATTGGGAACAGCTTCCTCTAAAGAGCTCCAAGGCTATCCTGCGTTTCTCAACACAGCAAGCAAAAACCGGTACGCAACTCACTTAGACACTTATCTCAAGAATGATAGATGACATTATGGCTTGCTAAGTGCAGATATTAgaagaggtgccaacatttgtagcatttacaattttttaccCCTTGTGAATTTGGGAAACATCGGAAAATTGCGCTTTTCTGCCTTTTAAGGTAAAGCAACAGTCAGACTGAACGCAAGTAAAATTTGCCTGgtataaaaaatgacatttactTCTGGTAGCATTTACTTTTGCTTCGTGCAGAGTATATATTGGAGAAATTTGACCCGTGAAGTCACAAGCCTCTGTCTTGCGTGCCAGTAGAAATCAAGTGGCTTCTTTGGTTGGTACAATAAAATGgagaagctgtttttttcttactgttgcttggtgCACATCTGAAAAAACATAGCCTTCTCGTTCACCAGCATACACTATGGGTTTTGCGGTAAAattctgctttttctctctgactccttggattttcttgttagcaatgttggcacctctcATGTAGTCCTTGTGGATGTGGTTTTCTTTGCTGATACACAGTCTTTCATAAAATATACTCTTTGTAACAAGGTGAATAACGAAAAAGAAAGACTTTTTTTGCCAATGTGTTTTAATCTCCCTTAAATTTAAATCGTAAAACTTACCTTAAATGTGGactatattcattatatttaacaCAGTAATTTTCTACTTTTAATATCAGAACCCACAGCCAGCCCTGTGCTTCAGAAAGGTCAGTCAGACATTCTGGATGTGGGTACACCGTTCTACCAGGACGGACAACTCCAGGTTCGAGTCTACTGGAAGAAACGAGGTAAGAGGAAAGTGATGGATCATGTCTTTCATCAGTCCTGGTCTATAGGGGAAAAACCCTGCACCATTTTTGAAAAGGCCGCTACCTCAAAGCATAGATCTGCCTTTGTGTAAACAAACTGCTTATCATAAAGGTAAGGATCAGGATTAAAGGCAGAACAATGGCGGCATCTCCACTTGGTACAGAAGTCTATTTAAATCATTGTCCTCTTTATCTTGTGCTAACATGACTGTTTTTACTTACTGTGGGAAGAAATAGTGACGGTTAGtgaatgatttctttttaatctcATTCTTTCATGTAGTAAAAAGCGCCTGCATTGGATACTGATCCAAAGACAGAgttcataaatcatttttatataaaattgcGAAATTGTCCACAATTCAAATCCAGTCATGATCTTTCTAATGGATGAGAAACAGATTCCAGCAGATTTGTGAAGTCTTATCACTTTGGTATATTACCAAGATGGCTGCAGTGATACTACAAAAAACTGACACACATTGTAGATTCAGTATGTATGATACATATGTTCTGTATTTGGTTTAGTCAAGTACAATTTTACTTCTCGTCAAGGCTAAAGCCACTGTCTTTTCTTCATCAGACCCGAATGTGAGCCGTTACCGTGTGCAGTGGTTCCCAGAGTTTTGTTCTCATAATGGAACCAGACTCCAAGAGAAGCTCATTACACAGGTAGCATCTCAATTTGTCTTACCTCACATGAATTCACAGGTATGGGGGGTTTTACCTGACAGAAATTCAACTACAAGACAAATTACTCCAGGAAACAACAATTGATCACTGCTGATGAAAAACACTGAAGGGGAAATCTCACCTGCATCAATCACAAAGAGCTCCATTTtgcaaactgaataaaaaacatttataacgGAAAGTAGTAGTCTCGAATTACAAAATTAGAACATAGGTCTTCATGTAAATGTGAATATTGGctacaatcattttttaagtCAAGACAGACTTAAGCATGTCAAGCTAGACATAAACTGTACTGTGATTTACTGCATGTTTTGGGTTAAGTTTGGTGAATCCTTTATTTGTTGTACTGTGTAGGAGAATTACGCCAGCTTACCTGGTCTGCAGTTTTCCTGCAAGTATAAAGTGATCATCCAGGCTGTTGGGTCCAAGAGCCGAGCACAGGCAGAGAGCACCACCTTCTCCACCCCACCATGTGCAGCCATTCAAGGGAAGAGCTCTAAACCCATTACCTGCCCTGGAGATCCTGGTTAGTCACCATTACTAGATACTTACACGACATGAATAAGACAAATTTTCTGAACTTTTAGGTAAATGATTCAGTGCACATTCAGATGCTTTGTCTTTTCTGTCCACTGtaattgtttttctcttttcagttgCGCCTGCAAAAGTCCAGGCGAGGACAGAGAACCTCACTGCAGTCTTTTCGGTGCATGACAGCAATGTGACAGCTTTGTTCTCATGGGTGGTAGCTGTAACCCAACCCCCTCAGCAGGTCACAGGTTACCAAGTCACCTGGGCGGACGTCACAGCTGAGAGACGCAGCACCAACCAGGCCAACAGCCTCATCTCTCAGTCCCAGATCCTCCCTCCTGTGAGTCCGTAATCCAGCTCTACTTTACTCCTTCCTCACTTTGCCGCCAAATGGGTTTTGTCCCACTGTCTCTGTCATATACAGAGGCTTTTACAAAAACCTGGGCTGCTTGTTAAACTCCCAGCACTGCATAGCCATGTATTTTTACAAGATGGTTGTAGCATGAAACACTTTGTTTCTATTGATTCAGGAGGTCTGAGACTGCtttaggctgctttcacacttggcctTTTTTTCTCAACCACCAGCGCACGTTTTACATGTATTCCTATGGGAAGCGACAACAATGCAGGCAGACTGTGGTcgcttttaaaaagtgctgccGTCTGCATTTATTTGGGCACAGTGGAGCATCTAAAGTtgaaaaagttcaactttttaGAGAAGGGCCAAGTGACAAATGGTTTTTAGCTCTCAACCAGTCAGGTCACATCTCAGGGGACAAGCAAGGGAAACAAACATAGAGGATATAATGgtgctgaaaaaaatgttttgttagtGAGCAAATGTAAGGAGATACAATATGTTGAAAATATTTGACTACCAATATTCAAAAATTGCAGTGTGCTCAATGTGACATCCCTTGTTAACTGTGGCTGCATACAGTTAAGTCACATAAGAAGCTCAAATtgtcttgattttctgcctAAAATGCTACAGCGTAGACAGACATCCTACTCCTCGCCAGCGTTAAGCCaatctttatttaatcattattattgattaataaaAATCTAGATAAAAAGCTAGGCTGGTGGGAAAGCAGCATTAGTTTGTTTGATGAGAGcatgcatacagtatgtatctCACAGTGCCAGAGTGTACAATTTGCATTGCCTCACTTTGCTTTTTCACACATGCCAGTCACGTCCAGGAAGTAATGCTTGTTGCCATGTTTCAAAAGACTCTTAATGGAATGTTTGCAAGCAAATGTCCTACTTGCGCCAGTTAAGCTGCACCAGCAGAAAATATTGACTCCAGTCAGCCTTGGATATTTCAGATGTTCTGTATTTACACTCTGTCCACAATctccttgtgtttttttctctaggAAAGAAAAGAACTAGTTGTCTCTGGCTTGCAGCTGGCATCTCTCTACAGGCTGGAGGTGGGAGTGATCACCGCTGGAGGTCAGGGCCCGACAACATTCAGAACTTTCCAGACTCCAGGCCATGCCAGGCCTGTCCTACACTACAGTAAGGACCTCATTTAAACTCTGATTTCTTTGTCaggttatttctatactgtgacGGTCTGTGGTTGTGTGAAATGAAGGGCTTCTTGCTTAACAAGTTGTTTTAATAGCAGTATCTGAAACGGTTCTTTAAATCAGAAGTCTTCATATCATTGGCATTGCCACTGGGACAGAGAAGATGAAGTTCATCAAAAAGGAATTGAATAGTTAAATAGCTCAGCCCTCTAATGTCAAGAGAAACTCTGTgcacagatgtgtttttttttttcttctcctcaatTAACTGAACGCCCGCACTGTTTTGTCCATATCTGTAGAACCCAAGGTGAAAAAGCACCATTTGAGGTCAGTCATAGAACAGCACTGAAGCTCACACTGGAACATACCATCTTAAACTCCCCCAAACCCAGCTCCTCAGGAACACACAGAACAGAAAGAACCAAAGAACATTGAACAGATCATTCACTGAGAGGATCAGAACCCTGAGAAAACATCTGGCTCTGGGAGAGTTAGGAGAAGGAAATTATGAAAGCGATTACTTGATCCCAGACGTTCTCGACGAAGGATTTCCATCCACCAGAGAGccagaagaaaaggaaaggatagtggtaaaaacaaaacacagcaactgaaaaaaaattgtaaagtaATGATCATAAATGGATATGCAACTATAACCTGAGTgagttttgcattgttttttttttttttttgaaaaattatcCCTTGATATTCCCTTTCTTTCAATGGCACTTAACCGACAAAGCAGACTGACTGTTAACCTTCACCTCAGCATaacctgtgtttaaaaaaagtgtctgcAAGTCCAGTGTTGCATGTAGTGAGAAGTTTTGCTTTGACCCATAAATGAAGTGGACTCGTGAAGTGGTGTGCGACTGCATGTATAGTTCCCCCATCATAACTTCCTGATTTGTGGGCATGCACCTTTACTATGTGTCAAATTACAGTTATACAAATTGCGATTCATATTCGCTGTGCTGATTTTCAATTCTGTGTGAGTTCCTTGTAAGTGCAATAGGGTTGTTACGGTTTCACAGTTAGTCACAATGTATATTTTTCCACATACTGATTaaaatttaatacttttttggCTCAGTGCGCCACTTTTCCTTGCAGCCATTCTCTTTCATCTTATAATGACAATGtgataaatacagatatttgaGACATTTATACAAATATTCCCTTTCATTTTCATCCCTGGCTTGTGTTTTGTTAAAATGGTTGATTATCACCATGAtaactgtgatatttttttgcCTCGGTTATCATATCATGCAAATTCCAAACCGTAACACCCCTAAAGCACACAAAAGAGTGTGTTGTTTTCCGTGTGCTTCTCATGCTGTGGGATTTTATCTGTTGTGTAATTCTTGTATATAGTACGtccttatttatttgtatttgtatttgctaCAACTGTGTAATAtttggtgcgtgtgtgtctctgtgtgtgtgagagagaaagagagagaatgtattGTGTATTCTTCCCATCATAAACATCCTCGCAAGGAGTTTTGTATAAAATAGATTTGTAAATTCCCATGGATTTAAAagtgtactgtacatattttttattattaaaaaaaattccccacACCCTATCTGTATTGTCCCTCAGCAGATATTATTGCTTTTTATTGAAATTGATATAAGCGATGAACTGAAATGCTTTCACTTGACTAACGTCTATAAAAATTTCCTTACACCTGGAATCCATAATCCATCAGAACAGAGTTTGGAATTGGCACACAGAGATACTGCATTCTTTTGCGATAAAAGCAAGCCGTCATTCCCAGCCAAACTAAAATCCCATCATGGCTAACACACTGCGCTATCTGTTCTCTATATAATGATCTCACTtgggttacacacacacatacacacacgaggGAGAAGTGCTCTGTTAGAGCCTGCTCATTCTCCTGGTTTCTATTTGCAgagtctttctgtgtgtgtgtgcaaacaaaGCAGTGGCAAATCTCCTGGGACacgtacaagtgtgtgtgtgtgtgtgtgcgtatgtgcaTGTCTGCAACTACACACACCTGGGGCATCACTAGGCAAGCCTGTGGCTCCTTTTCATTAGGgttcatgtgtgcatgtgtgtttacatccgtatgcatttctttcttaaagCCCTGAGCTTTAACAATATACCTAGGATTTCTCCAGAGGTTTGTGTGTGCtgcaagtgtgtgcatgtgtcacTCTATACACTGGTTGAAATCAGTCTATTGTTTCCACCCAACTGTGAGAGTGGCCAG
This Pangasianodon hypophthalmus isolate fPanHyp1 chromosome 26, fPanHyp1.pri, whole genome shotgun sequence DNA region includes the following protein-coding sequences:
- the anos1a gene encoding anosmin-1a, yielding MLVMGAAVPVRIILALICGVALGRKQDSSSALSGIFRARCAARCLSLHSARIAHAPTHFQSNGSLGWCQGHKQCAKCLEPCKESWEQRDGSCREPCERVFAKRHGECVTSCEFLRSVMVLKQGECPAPERASGFAAACVESCEEDNECPGHKKCCANGCGHTCQPPRNLYRGAPLKPRKELVFEEMPSGVLEVRWSSKFNVSAEPVLNVLQRRWNYGIHPSEDGATEWEVVAQTSEERVWLADIRPGRWYQFRVAAVNVHGTRGYTTPSRHFRSSKDPPPPPAPSDLQVSHMTFGSDRSVSVHVSWVSPADPDVPVHHYKLSWNLMVSEGGYTMPSKLKRRMTISGDSESVELDGLREDRTYTVELQSVSYWEQLPLKSSKAILRFSTQQAKTEPTASPVLQKGQSDILDVGTPFYQDGQLQVRVYWKKRDPNVSRYRVQWFPEFCSHNGTRLQEKLITQENYASLPGLQFSCKYKVIIQAVGSKSRAQAESTTFSTPPCAAIQGKSSKPITCPGDPVAPAKVQARTENLTAVFSVHDSNVTALFSWVVAVTQPPQQVTGYQVTWADVTAERRSTNQANSLISQSQILPPERKELVVSGLQLASLYRLEVGVITAGGQGPTTFRTFQTPGHARPVLHYKPKVKKHHLRSVIEQH